The proteins below come from a single Chrysoperla carnea chromosome 1, inChrCarn1.1, whole genome shotgun sequence genomic window:
- the LOC123290498 gene encoding methionine aminopeptidase 1: MADQYTCETPGCNAPASLQCPTCIKIGIKGSFFCTQECFKGSWKSHKIIHSLARGESTDGKTEENNEYTPWPSYKFSGVLRPFPKSAKRTVPAHIERPDYADHPNGYSLSEMSVKKSSQIKVLDDEEIEGMHVSCKLGREVLDEAARVCDVGVTTDEIDRIVHEACIERECYPSPLNYYEFPKSCCTSVNEVICHGIPDMRPLKDGDICNVDITVFHRGFHGDLNETFFVGNVSQKHKKLVQVTYECLSKAIELVKPGEKYREIGNVIQKHAHAHGYSVVRSYCGHGIHRLFHTAPNVPHYAKNKAIGVMKPGHCFTIEPMISEGTWRDETWPDDWTAVTADGLWSAQFEQTLLVNETGCEILTRRRNATGLPHFMDNL; encoded by the exons ATGGCTGACCAATATACTTGTGAAACTCCTGGTTGTAATGCTCCAGCTAGTTTACAATGTCCTACATGcataaaaattggaataaaaggATCATTTTTTTGTACTCAAGAATGTTTTAAAGGAAGTTGGAAATCTCATAAAATCATCCATTCGTTAGCAC GTGGTGAATCAACCGATGGTAAAACCGAAGAGAACAATGAATACACACCGTGGCCTTCGTACAAATTTAGCGGTGTTTTACGTCCATTTCCCAAATCAGCAAAACGTACCGTCCCCGCACATATTGAACGTCCCGATTATGCCGATCATCCAAATGGCTACTCATTATCGGAAATGTCGGTGAAGAAGAGCTCACAAATTAAGGTATTGGACGATGAAGAAATTGAAGGTATGCACGTGTCATGTAAATTGGGTCGTGAAGTACTCGACGAGGCTGCTCGCGTCTGTGATGTTGGTGTAACGACAGATGAAATCGATCGAATTGTACATGAAGCGTGCATCGAACGTGAATGTTATCCGTCACCTTTAAATTATTACGAATTTCCCAAATCATGTTGTACATCGGTGAACGAGGTAATTTGCCATGGTATTCCGGATATGCGCCCGTTAAAAGATGGTGATATTTGTAATGTGGATATTACAGTTTTCCATCGTGGTTTTCATGgtgatttaaatgaaacattttttgttggaaATGTTAGCcaaaagcataaaaaattaGTCCAG GTTACATATGAGTGCCTTAGTAAAGCGATAGAATTAGTAAAACCTGGTGAAAAATATCGTGAAATAGGAAATGTTATTCAAAAACATGCTCATGCTCATGGTTACTCAGTTGTTCGTAGCTATTGTGGTCATGGCATACATCGTTTGTTTCATACAGCACCAAATGTACCCCATTATGCta aaaataaagcGATAGGTGTGATGAAACCAGGACATTGTTTTACAATTGAACCAATGATATCAGAAGGTACATGGCGTGATGAAACATGGCCTGATGATTGGACAGCAGTAACAGCGGATGGTTTATGGTCCGCACAATTTGAACAAACCCTATTGGTAAATGAAACTGGCTGTGAGATCTTAACACGTCGACGAAATGCCACTGGACTACCTCATTTTATGGACAATCTATAA
- the LOC123290516 gene encoding peptide deformylase, mitochondrial-like has translation MFNTSKVLPILPLKSNLKTQIRNISFRKVSAWYRNWFYSKTTPPYSHIVQIGDPILRVKAENVPDSLIHTTELKNLIKQLQYVMKKYNSIGISAPQIGVPLRIFLMELNHKNLERFPKDVRKTRQIEHIPFTVFINPVLRVLDYKKATFPEACESFRGYTADVPRHISVQCSGLNELGKKVSLNSQGWTARVIQHEMDHLDGKMYTDLMDRPSLSCSCWQAVNAHSGRISIPFAP, from the exons atgtttaatacatCGAAAGTTTTACCTATTTTACCTCTTAAATCCAACCTAAAGACACAAATCCGTAATATATCATTTCGAAAAGTTTCTGCTTGGTATAGAAATtggttttattcaaaaacaacacCTCCATACAGTCATATCGTACAAATTGGTGATCCAATTTTACGAGTTAAAGCCGAAAACGTCCCCGATAGTTTAATACACACAACGGAACTGAAAAACTTAATCAAACAATTACAAtatgttatgaaaaaatataattccatTGGAATATCAGCTCCACAAATTGGTGTTCCATTGcgaatatttttaatggaattaAATCATAAGAATTTAGAACGATTTCCAAAAGATGTTCGAAAAACACGACAAATTGAACATATACCGTTCACTGTTTTTATAAATCCTGTTTTAAGGGTTTTGGATTATAAGAAAGCTACGTTTCCAGAAGCTTGTGAAAGTTTTCGAGGATATACAGCGGATGTTCCTCGACATATTAGCGTACAATGTTCtg GTTTAAATGAATTAGgcaaaaaagtttcattaaatagtCAGGGTTGGACTGCAAGAGTTATTCAACATGAAATGGATCATTTAGATGGAAAAATGTATACGGATTTAATGGATCGTCCATCATTATCATGTTCCTGTTGGCAAGCTGTAAATGCTCATTCTGGTCGTATTTCAATACCGTTTGCaccataa